The following are encoded together in the Lactuca sativa cultivar Salinas chromosome 1, Lsat_Salinas_v11, whole genome shotgun sequence genome:
- the LOC111893736 gene encoding CBL-interacting protein kinase 5, whose amino-acid sequence MMDTKKGTILMQRYEIGRLLGQGTFAKVYYARNLKTNQSVAVKVIDKEQVMKVGLIDQIKREIAVMRLVKHPNVVQLYEVMASKSKIYFAMEYVRGGELFNKVSKGRLKEDAARKYFQQLVAAVDFCHSRGVYHRDLKPENLLLDESGNLKVTDFGLSALCESRRQDGLLHTTCGTPAYVAPEVINKKGYDGQKADIWSCGVILYVLLAAYLPFHDNNLMEMYKKISKGEFKCPQWFAPEVKKLLSKILDPNPSTRITLAKLMENPWFRKGFKKIEASKSFTNESPSKSFIDYENAIRYMDTPKGSYNNLKELDDPKPMLSQSPSFSSFSPSCSKEALKPTSMNAFDIISLSQGFNLSGLFEEGGSGQKKESRFTTKEPASAIVSKLEQVAETESFGVSKSVDGTVRLQGSKEGRKGQLAIDAEIFEVAPSFHVVEMKKLSGDTLEYNNFCNQELKPSLKDIVWTWEGEQQRDDQPHIPKPN is encoded by the coding sequence ATGATGGATACCAAAAAAGGGACGATCTTGATGCAAAGATATGAGATAGGAAGGTTGCTTGGCCAGGGGACGTTTGCAAAAGTATATTATGCAAGAAACCTGAAAACCAATCAAAGCGTCGCCGTGAAGGTGATAGACAAAGAGCAGGTTATGAAGGTGGGATTGATTGACCAAATTAAACGTGAGATCGCAGTTATGAGGCTAGTGAAACACCCAAATGTGGTCCAACTTTACGAAGTAATGGCTAGCAAAAGCAAGATTTACTTTGCCATGGAATATGTTAGAGGTGGCGAGCTTTTCAATAAGGTGTCCAAAGGGAGGCTGAAGGAGGATGCCGCTAGGAAATATTTCCAACAACTGGTGGCTGCGGTGGACTTTTGCCATAGCCGTGGTGTCTACCACCGTGACCTCAAGCCTGAGAACCTCCTCCTAGATGAATCCGGCAACCTAAAAGTCACAGATTTTGGATTAAGTGCATTGTGTGAGTCAAGAAGACAGGATGGTCTCTTGCATACAACGTGTGGAACGCCGGCTTATGTTGCCCCAGAGGTGATTAACAAGAAAGGATATGATGGCCAAAAGGCAGATATTTGGTCGTGTGGGGTGATCTTGTATGTTCTGCTTGCTGCTTATCTTCCATTCCATGATAACAATCTAATGGAAATGTATAAAAAGATTAGCAAAGGGGAATTCAAATGTCCACAATGGTTCGCTCCTGAGGTAAAAAAATTACTTTCGAAAATTCTTGATCCAAATCCAAGCACACGGATTACATTGGCTAAACTCATGGAAAACCCTTGGTTTCGAAAGGGATTCAAGAAAATCGAGGCCTCAAAATCATTCACCAATGAAAGCCCATCAAAAAGTTTTATTGATTACGAAAATGCGATAAGATACATGGATACTCCAAAGGGTAGTTATAATAACCTTAAGGAACTCGACGATCCAAAACCAATGTTATCACAATCACCATCATTTTCTTCCTTTTCACCTTCATGTTCAAAAGAGGCTTTGAAGCCGACGTCTATGAACGCGTTTGATATCATATCGCTATCTCAAGGGTTTAATCTTTCTGGTTTGTTTGAAGAGGGTGGTTCAGGTCAAAAAAAGGAGTCCCGTTTTACAACAAAAGAGCCTGCATCAGCGATTGTATCAAAACTTGAACAAGTAGCTGAGACGGAGAGTTTTGGGGTTTCAAAATCGGTAGATGGGACAGTGAGGTTGCAAGGGAGTAAGGAAGGGAGGAAAGGGCAGTTAGCCATAGATGCTGAGATATTTGAGGTGGCGCCATCATTTCATGTGGTGGAGATGAAGAAATTGTCCGGCGACACCTTGGAGTATAATAACTTCTGTAACCAAGAGTTGAAGCCTTCTTTGAAAGATATAGTTTGGACATGGGAAGGTGAACAACAACGTGATGATCAACCCCATATACCTAAACCCAATTAA